In Leptotrichia buccalis C-1013-b, the genomic window TAAATCCTGTTTCATCTTCTTTAGAAAATTTATAATAAATTTCATTATCCTTTTTCACATATTCTGCCATTCCTAAATTAGCTAAAATAAACACCCCTAATAAAACTTTAAAAAATTTTCTTTTCATAAAAATTCCTCCAAATCTTTTTACAAATAATTTATTCAATAAATGTTTAAAAATATTTAAAACTCTTCAAAATTGAACTAGATAATTAAAAAGAATTTTAGTAGAATAATTATGATTTCTAAATTCTTTTTCAAAGCAGTTTTATCAAAATATAAATCAAAATAATTTTAATTTTTTATTCACAACCATTTTCATAAATTCTATTCTTATCTTTAACTACAATTCTATCATCCGTATAAAATATAACAAAACTTTCTGCATCCGCCTCTTCAATTTCCTTATTTTTACAATACACCCTATTCTTATCTTTTGAATAACCAAATTGAAGTTCCCTGAATGTCGGAATATCTACGCCTTCTATTTTAAAAAACAGTTTATTTTGAATATTCTCATTTTTCTTTGTGTCCAATGTTTCCAAATTTGAATAATCAAAATAATAGATTCCATTTTTATCTTTAAAATATCCGCTACGTTTATGAACAGGCTTAAAGGAACTGCTGTCAAAATTTAAAGGTATAAGTTTATATTTTTTTTCTTCATTTTTAGCTTTCAAGAAATAAACATTATTTTTATTTTTAAAAATTATAGCATTTTCATCTAAAATTTCAAATCCATCAGAATTTACGCCTTCCAATTTATTTCCATTATAAAAAACATTCTTATTATCTTTTCCAAAATTTGCTTCAAGACTTATAAAACTATTCCTATCTGTACCTTCTAACCTTTTTAGCGCCTTGTAATCTGCATCATAATAATAAATATTACTTTTATCCCTATAATAATTTGTAAAAAACTTTTTCACTGATTCAAAACTTGTAATATCTACTTTTGGATTTTTCACAGCAACCAGTTTAGTTTTTACAATTTCATCAGTATCTTCATCAAAAATAGTAATCAACTTATATAAATTTTTATTATCAGCCAAAAAATAAAAGGATTCATTTTGATTATTCAAATTTATAATTTTAAATCCATCAGAATTTATCCCATTTATTTTCTTTCCCCTAAAATAAACATTATTCTTGTCATAAGAAAAGTCAACTTCTTCCGTAATTATAACAAAACTACCCTTATCAGCACCTTCTAGCTTTATAATATTATCCCTTGTAAAATAAATATTATTTTTATCTTTTGTATACATGCTGTTTTCCATTACTTCAAAAGAATTTACGTCTGCATTTTTTATTACTTTACTTGAATAAGTTTTATCAAATTTTGAAATTGCATATACATTTTTATCATCTTTTCCGTAAATTAAATTTGGGAAGTTATAATATTTGCTCAAAATTATTTCAAAAGTTTCTGGACTTTTTATATTTAATTTTTTCCCTTCTGCAAAAATTTTATTCCCATTTTTTATCAAGTCAACTCCATCAGAATACAAAATTTTAAGATTTTTATTATCAATTTTATCAATTTTCACTTCCTGATAGTAAAGATTATTTTTATCCTTTGAATAATAATCTGTTCCAGAAAGCCTTTCAAAAGTTTTCAAATCAGCCTCTTTTATTTTCCGTCCTCCTATAAAGACACTGTTTCTATCTTTTGAATACATCTGAACAAGATTGTTAGGCTCTAAAATTATTTCAAAAGATTTTGCATCAGCTCCCTTTAGTTTTTCGCCAAGATAGTAGACATTATTTTTATCTTTTCCATAAGATGCATTTTCTTCCATCACTTCAAAAGTAGTCGCATCGGCATTTTCTATTTTTTGACCAAAATTCAGAAATACATTTTTATCATCCTTCAAATAAACCTGATTTAATATTTTTATCGTATCAGGATTCGCATCTTTTATTTTATCAGAGCCACTGTACACATTATTCTTGTCTTTTGCGTAATAATCAGGCATTATTATCTGAAATGTACTTTTATCAACATCATATATCGGCGTTCCAGCATAATAGATATTATACTTGTCCTTTGAATAACCTTGATCAATTACCTCAAAACTATTCAAATCCTGAACATACTCAACTTCAAAAAAACTTCCTCCAATATACAATTTGCCATTATTTCTGAAATACAAAAGTTTGTCCTTATTTTTATAAAGTTTGAAATCTTTCGGATTTATCTCCATTTTTTCATCATACTTATAAATATATTTTTTATCTTTTCCATTAACTTCCCCAATTACCTGAAAAGTCTTAACATCAGCACCTTCTAACTTCTTATCAAAATAAAAAACACTTTTCCCATCTTTCCCATAAACATCATTTAATTTTACGAATGTCTTAAAATCCGCATTTTCTACTTTTCTCTCATCAGCCTGCTCCGTTTCATCCTTATAGTAAACAGCATTATCTTTTTTTATATATTCAGCCATTCCCAGATTTGCCACAAGAAAGACAAGCATTACAATTTTAGAAAGTTTACTTTTCATAAAATTTCCTCCAAATCCTTTTACAAATAATTTATTCGACAAACACTTAGAAATATTTAAAACTCTTCAAATTTGAATCAGATAATTAAAAAGAATTTTAGAAAGATAATTATGATTTCTAAATTCTGTTTTAAAGTAATCTTACTAAAATATAAATAAAATAATTTTTACTTGTCACTCACAATCATTTTCATAAGTCCTATTTTTATCCTTAACTACAACTCCCTCATCTTCCAGCACGACAGTAAAGCTTGGTACATCCACCCCTTTAAATTCCTTATCTTCACAATAAACTCTATTCTTATCTTTTGAATAACCATATCCAAATGCTTTAAATGTTGGAATATCAGCTCCTTCGAGTTTAATAAAAGCATTTTGCACATTCTTCGATTCCGAATTTAACAGTTTGCCATAATCAAGATAATAAATTCCATTTTTATCTTTAAAATAATTACTTGTATCCTTATTCGCTATATCAAATGAAGCACTGTCAAAATTTAAAGGTACTATCTCATAATCTCCTTCTCCAGTTTCATCTTTCAAAAAATATACACCATTTTTATTTTTTGCAATATCTGGACCAACAAATTTAAATCCTTCTGAGCTGATATTTCTAATTTGCTTCCCAAGATAATAGACATTTTTATTATCTTTTGCGAAAAAATTATCCATTTCAACAAAGCTGTTTCTATCACCACCATCGACCTTTCTCAGTTCTTTTTTATTCATATCATAATAAAAAACGCTGTCCTTGTCTTTATAATAACTTCCCGTATCTTCTTTAACAATCTCAAAACTCGGAGCATCTACTTTTACATTCGTTACAATAACCAATTTTGTATTTTTCAATTTATACGTTTCAGGATCAAATTCATAAATAAATTTATATAAATTTTTACTATCTGTCAATAGTGCAAATGTTACAGAATCCCCAGAATTAACAGCTAAATCAATTATTTTAAATCCTTTTGGACTTATTCCATCTATCTTTTTCCCATAAAAATACACACTGTTCTTATCGTATGAAAAGCCATTTTTTCCGATAGTAAAACTGTCTTTATCTACATCTTTTATTTTTACAACATCAGAATGGGTAAAATAAATATTATTTTTATCTCGTGAATATGCACCTATTTCCATTATTTCAAAAGAGTTTATATCCGCATCTTTTATTACTTTACTACGAATTTTTTGTCCATTTCCTATAATTACATATATATTTTTGTCATTTTTTCCATAAATTATATTTGGATTATTGTAATAATCATTTTTTATTATTTTAAAATTTTCTGGATTTTCTATATCAAGCCTATTTCCATTAGCATAAATTCTGTTTCCATTTATTATAATACCAAAGATTCCTGCACTCATAATTTTTAAGTTATCTTTAATTTCATCAATTTTCTTCCCAGAATAATATAAATGCTTTTTATCCTTTGAATAAGACGGTTTTTCTTTTATAATTTCAAAAGTCTCTGGATTAGCTCCCTCTATAATGTATGTTTCCAAATAAACATTATTCTTATCTTTTGAGTAATGATTAAAAAATTCTTCTGAAATTACCTGAAAAGTTTTTACATCGGCTTTTTTTATTTTTTCTCCCATTAAATACACATTGTTTTTATCTTTTCCGTAGTATTGTCCTAATGCTTCAAAAGACTTAACATCCGCATTTTTAAGTGTATT contains:
- a CDS encoding DKNYY domain-containing protein, producing the protein MKSKLSKIVMLVFLVANLGMAEYIKKDNAVYYKDETEQADERKVENADFKTFVKLNDVYGKDGKSVFYFDKKLEGADVKTFQVIGEVNGKDKKYIYKYDEKMEINPKDFKLYKNKDKLLYFRNNGKLYIGGSFFEVEYVQDLNSFEVIDQGYSKDKYNIYYAGTPIYDVDKSTFQIIMPDYYAKDKNNVYSGSDKIKDANPDTIKILNQVYLKDDKNVFLNFGQKIENADATTFEVMEENASYGKDKNNVYYLGEKLKGADAKSFEIILEPNNLVQMYSKDRNSVFIGGRKIKEADLKTFERLSGTDYYSKDKNNLYYQEVKIDKIDNKNLKILYSDGVDLIKNGNKIFAEGKKLNIKSPETFEIILSKYYNFPNLIYGKDDKNVYAISKFDKTYSSKVIKNADVNSFEVMENSMYTKDKNNIYFTRDNIIKLEGADKGSFVIITEEVDFSYDKNNVYFRGKKINGINSDGFKIINLNNQNESFYFLADNKNLYKLITIFDEDTDEIVKTKLVAVKNPKVDITSFESVKKFFTNYYRDKSNIYYYDADYKALKRLEGTDRNSFISLEANFGKDNKNVFYNGNKLEGVNSDGFEILDENAIIFKNKNNVYFLKAKNEEKKYKLIPLNFDSSSFKPVHKRSGYFKDKNGIYYFDYSNLETLDTKKNENIQNKLFFKIEGVDIPTFRELQFGYSKDKNRVYCKNKEIEEADAESFVIFYTDDRIVVKDKNRIYENGCE
- a CDS encoding DKNYY domain-containing protein yields the protein MKSRLSKIVIFVFLVANLGMAEYIKKNNAVYYKDEIWQSDEKKVNDADFKTFVELNKIYGKDSKNVFYEDRKLDNADVKTFQAISDELGKDKKYIYRYDEKMEVNPKDFQLYKNKDKIRYFRNNGKLYEAGTFLENTTVEDLDTFEILDDEYSKDKHNIYYGGVTLSDVDMDTFQIIMPNYYAKDKNSVYSGHKKIKGANPKTIKVLNIAYVKDDKTVFSNFSFSNTLKNADVKSFEALGQYYGKDKNNVYLMGEKIKKADVKTFQVISEEFFNHYSKDKNNVYLETYIIEGANPETFEIIKEKPSYSKDKKHLYYSGKKIDEIKDNLKIMSAGIFGIIINGNRIYANGNRLDIENPENFKIIKNDYYNNPNIIYGKNDKNIYVIIGNGQKIRSKVIKDADINSFEIMEIGAYSRDKNNIYFTHSDVVKIKDVDKDSFTIGKNGFSYDKNSVYFYGKKIDGISPKGFKIIDLAVNSGDSVTFALLTDSKNLYKFIYEFDPETYKLKNTKLVIVTNVKVDAPSFEIVKEDTGSYYKDKDSVFYYDMNKKELRKVDGGDRNSFVEMDNFFAKDNKNVYYLGKQIRNISSEGFKFVGPDIAKNKNGVYFLKDETGEGDYEIVPLNFDSASFDIANKDTSNYFKDKNGIYYLDYGKLLNSESKNVQNAFIKLEGADIPTFKAFGYGYSKDKNRVYCEDKEFKGVDVPSFTVVLEDEGVVVKDKNRTYENDCE